The Rhodococcus rhodochrous DNA window GCGCGCCGCGGAAGCGTCCACTCGTAGCGTCGAGGACATGGACGGTCTCCAGAACGAGCAGGGCACACCGGCGATCGTCGCCGAGCACCTCTGCAAGCGCTACGGCAATACGGTCGCCGTACACGATGTGAGCGTGACGGTCGGCATCGGTGAGACCGTCGGAATCGTGGGTGTGAACGGCGCCGGAAAGACGACCACGGTCGAGACGATCGCCGGATTGCGGGCACCCGACGGCGGCAGGGTGCGCGTGCTCGGTCTCGATCCACTGCGGGATCGGACGGCGCTGCGGCAGGTGCTCGGCGTCCAACTGCAACGGGCGACCCTCCACCACGCGCTGACCGCGCGGGAACTCGTCGACCTGTACCGCAGCTTCTACCCCGACCCTGTCCCGGCCGCGGAACTCCTGGACTCGGTCGAACTGTCCGATCGGGGCGACACGCGGTTCGAGAATCTCTCCGGCGGTCAGCAGCAACGATTGTCGGTGGCACTCGCTCTCGTCGGCAGGCCTCGCGTGGTCGTCCTCGACGAACTCACCACCGGTCTCGACCCGCGAGCGCGGCGCCGGATGTGGTCGGCGATCGAACGGTTGCGCGCCGACGGCGTCGCGGTTCTGCTGGTCAGCCACGCGATGGAGGAGATCGAGCATCTGTGCGACCGGGTCGTGCTGTTGGACCGCGGACGCGTCGTCGCGGTCGGCACGCCTGCGGGGATCGTCGAGAGCGCCGGGGCCGCCGACCTGGACGACGC harbors:
- a CDS encoding ABC transporter ATP-binding protein produces the protein MDGLQNEQGTPAIVAEHLCKRYGNTVAVHDVSVTVGIGETVGIVGVNGAGKTTTVETIAGLRAPDGGRVRVLGLDPLRDRTALRQVLGVQLQRATLHHALTARELVDLYRSFYPDPVPAAELLDSVELSDRGDTRFENLSGGQQQRLSVALALVGRPRVVVLDELTTGLDPRARRRMWSAIERLRADGVAVLLVSHAMEEIEHLCDRVVLLDRGRVVAVGTPAGIVESAGAADLDDAFVALTGRDLGETR